The Anabaena sp. WA102 genome contains a region encoding:
- the hoxU gene encoding bidirectional hydrogenase complex protein HoxU encodes MTVKTLTINGELISAREDETLLEAAQEASIHIPTLCHLEGVGDIGACRLCLVEIAGSNKLQPACVTKVTEGMEVNTNSDRLQKYRRTIVEMLFAEGNHICSICVANGNCELQDLAIEMGMDHLRLEYQNPQRTVDTSHHLFGIDHNRCVLCTRCIRVCDEIEGAHTWDMAGRGSKSHVITDLNQPWGTSQTCTSCGKCVNACPTGALFDKGSSVGEMKHDRGKIEFLVTARNKKQWNF; translated from the coding sequence ATGACTGTAAAAACTTTAACAATAAATGGGGAATTGATTAGCGCTCGTGAGGATGAAACCTTACTAGAAGCAGCGCAGGAAGCTAGTATTCATATTCCTACATTATGTCATTTAGAAGGTGTGGGTGATATTGGTGCTTGTCGTTTATGTTTAGTGGAAATTGCAGGAAGTAATAAATTACAACCTGCTTGCGTGACTAAAGTTACAGAAGGAATGGAGGTGAATACAAATAGCGATCGCTTACAAAAATACCGGCGGACAATTGTAGAAATGTTATTTGCTGAAGGTAATCACATTTGTTCCATTTGTGTTGCTAATGGTAACTGTGAATTACAAGATTTAGCCATAGAAATGGGCATGGATCATCTCCGCTTAGAATATCAAAATCCTCAGCGAACTGTTGACACTTCCCATCATCTTTTTGGCATAGATCATAATCGTTGTGTGCTTTGCACTCGCTGTATTCGTGTCTGTGATGAAATTGAAGGCGCACATACTTGGGATATGGCAGGAAGAGGCTCAAAATCTCATGTAATTACTGATTTAAATCAACCTTGGGGAACTTCCCAGACCTGTACTTCCTGTGGTAAATGTGTGAATGCCTGTCCCACAGGAGCATTATTTGATAAAGGTTCAAGTGTCGGTGAAATGAAACATGATCGGGGCAAAATTGAATTTTTAGTAACTGCAAGAAATAAAAAGCAGTGGAATTTTTAG